In the Cerasicoccus sp. TK19100 genome, CTGCTCGCCAACAAGGAAGCCTACGCGAAAACCATCACGCTCGAAATGGGCAAACCGATCAGCGAGGCCCTCGCTGAGGTCGAAAAATGCGCCAAGGTGTGCGAATACTACGCCGAAAACGCCGCCAACTTCCTGCAAGATCAGCCCTTGGAAGGCTCTGGACAAAAAGCCTTTGCAACATTTCAGCCGATCGGCTGCGTGCTGGCGATCATGCCTTGGAACTTCCCCTTCTGGCAGGTGTTCCGCGCGGCGGCCCCTGCCCTCATGGCGGGCAACGCCATGGTGCTCAAGCACGCCTCCAACGTCCCCCAGTGTGCACTGACCATTGAGGCCATTTTCCAGCAGGCAGGCTTTCCGATGAATTTATTCCGCACGCTCATGGTCGGCAATGACGGCGCAGCGGTTGCCATCGCCCACCCCACGGTGAGCGCGGTCACGCTGACTGGCTCCACCGCCGCCGGGGAGAAAGTTGCCGCCATGGCCGGTTCCCAGATCAAGAAGACGGTGCTGGAGCTCGGTGGTGCCGATGCCTACATCGTTCTCGAAGACGCCGATCTGGACCTCGCGGTAGAAAAAATTGTCGCCGGGCGTATGCTCAATGCGGGCCAAAGCTGCATTGCCGCCAAGCGCGCGATCGTGCTTTCCGAAGTGCGCCAAGCCTTTGAAGCTAAAGTCGTTGCGGCAATGGAGAAAATCTCTGCCGGCGATCCCACCAGTGCCGACACGAAGCTCGGCCCGATGGCTCGCGTCGACCTGCGAGACGAGCTTCACCAACAGGTGAGCGACAGCCTGAAGGCCGGTGCCGAGCTGCTAACGGGCGGCGTGGTTCCCGATAAGCCCGGTGCTTGGTATCCACCGACAGTGATCACTGGCGCACCGGAGGGCTCCCCCGGCTACGGCGAGGAACTGTTCGGCCCGGTGTTATCCATTATCGAAGCAAAGGACGAAGATGACGCAGTCCGCATCGCCAACAGCAGCGAATACGGACTCGGTGGCGGGGTTTTCACGCAAAACCACGAGCGCGGCATCGCTCTGGCCCGAACAAAACTCCATACGGGCACCGTGTTCATCAATGATTTCGTGAAATCCGACCCACGATTACCCTTTGGAGGCGTAAAAAGGTCTGGCTATGGCCGCGAATTGTCCGATTATGGCATCAAAGAATTTGTGAACATCAAGACGGTCTTGCTCGCCTAGACACAATAAGGTCGTAAAATTCCTTTCCTACCCTCAAGATTTCAATCCAAGCAGTCCCATGAGTAATTTTTTCCCTCACGAATCGCAAAAAGTCTACCAACTCGGTATCGAGTGGGTGGTTATGGTCGAAAATATCATCGAGGGAGATACACGTCGCAAGGGTCTCGCAGACCAGTTGGACAACATCGCCAACACCATTCCGATCCACATCGTTGCAGGCCTCGGCAAGAACTCAGCGGGTGAGCGCGTGAAGGCGTTTGACGCCGCCAAAAGCCAAGTCCTCGCCTGCTCCGCCGTAATGGATATGATGGTCGCGCGTAATGTCATGGAAAATGGCGACGCCAACCGCGGCAAACGCCACTTATCGGAAATGGCCCGCCTCCTCAACGGCATGATCCAATCCGCCAATACGCACGAGCTCATTCGCAACCGCCTACAGGTGCCGAGCTGATTGTTCACAATCGCACATTGAAACGAAAATCAGCTAGCGCGCCAGAATGGTGTAGCTGACCACGTTGGGCATGGGTGACATAAAATAGACGTCGATGGCGTCGTTTGCCGGAATGACCGTCGGCACGAAGGAAGTCTTGCCGGAACCCGCACTCGACGAATTAAAATTGCACGCTACGCGCGTGTCCAAATCGCTGTCCGTCAGGTTGTTAACGCGCACCCATACCCGCAGCGATCCATCGGTCAACGGATGCGCCTCGATACGGCCGAAACTGACGTTATCCGTGTGCGCATGAGACATTTGCGCGCCTGCCGGGATGAGCACGGTGCCATCCCAATCGCGCTCCAGTCCCTTGGGCGTAACGCCGAGGCCTGAGTTGCTGATCGGGGAGGCTTTTTCCACGCGAACCACGGTATGGTTGGCGTCCGTGGTACGAAGTTGCGGCTTCTTGGATCCCGTTTTCACGCTTTCGAGAGCGGCCGGAAACTCCGTGGCGCTGTCCACCGTATGCGGCATGGCCACATCAGCGCCGCCATCCATGGCCACGAGATTCGCGCCACCGGCGGAGACTTTATCTTGCTTGGCCTCCGGCTTAGCGCAGCCGGATAAGGAGAGGCCGACCAACAAACTAACGCCAAGGGCGATGCGTGCAGCCAACGCAGGCTTGGGAGATTGAGTTTTCACAGCAGAAAATGTAGAGCAGTTAACGCAAACTAAGCTAAGCCACCTGTCTCTCCAGGTCAGCAAAAAAGCGTAGAAAATTACCCGAACTGACCCGGGTCACGGTTCCGTTAACTACGCCACTGTCTGCCTGCGCTGCCAAATAGCCGCCAGGAAAAACAGCCCGCCCAGCCACAGCACCCAGTCGCCATAGCGCGCATAGAAGGTCAGTTGATCCCGCCAGATTGGATCATAGCTAAGCGCAAAAGATTTGCTCTGGCGCGAGTAAACCCGGCCATCCTCAGCCAGCAGGACATCGCGCACGTTGCCATATTCGTCGATCCAGCCACTCCAGCCATGGTTGCCGCAACGAACGACTGGGCGACGCGTTTCGACGGCGCGCAGCACTGAATGTGCTGCATGTTGGTAGGCACCGGCCTCTTCACCATACCAACCGTCATTGGTCACAACGACAATAAAGTCCGCGCCACTACGCACGACCTCCCGCCCTAGTCGCGAAAAGATGTCCTCATAACAAATCAGTGGCCCAGCTTGCCAGGTCTCCTCGCCCACAGTAACCGGTAAGGGTCGGGAGTGGTCGCCGGGCTTCAAATCAATGTCCAGCGGAACCACCGTACTGATGAAAAACAACACATCACGCAGCGGTATGTATTCGCCAAAAGGCACGAGCCGACGCTTGGCGTAATGCCCGTCATAGAGGCCTTTTTCCGGTTCCAGTAAGAAGAGCGCGTTGGCCCATTCGCCATTGGGGAACTGCGCCAGAGCGCCCGTTATCAGCGGGATGCCATGCTTGTCCACCCCACCCTGAATCCACAGCTCCATTTCGCGCTGCCCCTTGGCATTGATGATCGGGTAAGGTGGCGCGGCCTCCGGCCACAGGATCAGATCGGGTTTGGGCGTGGAGATCACCGCCTGCTCGGTCAGTTGACGCAGGACCCGGAAATTCTCATTCACCATGGACTGGTCCCATTTCAGGTCGGCCGGTATCCAAGGTTGCACGGCGGCAACGTTGAGCATCGGCTCCCGCTCCTGCGCCTTGCCAACTGTGCGCACATAGAGCCATACCGAGAC is a window encoding:
- a CDS encoding four helix bundle protein, giving the protein MSNFFPHESQKVYQLGIEWVVMVENIIEGDTRRKGLADQLDNIANTIPIHIVAGLGKNSAGERVKAFDAAKSQVLACSAVMDMMVARNVMENGDANRGKRHLSEMARLLNGMIQSANTHELIRNRLQVPS
- a CDS encoding NAD-dependent succinate-semialdehyde dehydrogenase — its product is MSLQTVNPATGELVREFPSIDIPEILRILENVEADAAAWREVAFEDRTKCMRKAAEVLLANKEAYAKTITLEMGKPISEALAEVEKCAKVCEYYAENAANFLQDQPLEGSGQKAFATFQPIGCVLAIMPWNFPFWQVFRAAAPALMAGNAMVLKHASNVPQCALTIEAIFQQAGFPMNLFRTLMVGNDGAAVAIAHPTVSAVTLTGSTAAGEKVAAMAGSQIKKTVLELGGADAYIVLEDADLDLAVEKIVAGRMLNAGQSCIAAKRAIVLSEVRQAFEAKVVAAMEKISAGDPTSADTKLGPMARVDLRDELHQQVSDSLKAGAELLTGGVVPDKPGAWYPPTVITGAPEGSPGYGEELFGPVLSIIEAKDEDDAVRIANSSEYGLGGGVFTQNHERGIALARTKLHTGTVFINDFVKSDPRLPFGGVKRSGYGRELSDYGIKEFVNIKTVLLA
- the lnt gene encoding apolipoprotein N-acyltransferase; amino-acid sequence: MTRRPCLIGALAGITSGLLHFAAFPPGNVAEAAYVFAIPLLLWLLTNPPRWRTFFCALGGFWLSWFLLIIWLRHVHPPMGSVGLVILSFLLGLFPAGWALAGRWILPNAVKRGFGARLLALLGMAGLWVILEWLKTWVLTGFPWLPLAASQWQRPPMLQTAEFGGQYAVSFILIFFNLTLAFYIKRLFLTPANDEKDGKADAPAKASRLKLRWQFCPEFYVALALVFVSVWLYVRTVGKAQEREPMLNVAAVQPWIPADLKWDQSMVNENFRVLRQLTEQAVISTPKPDLILWPEAAPPYPIINAKGQREMELWIQGGVDKHGIPLITGALAQFPNGEWANALFLLEPEKGLYDGHYAKRRLVPFGEYIPLRDVLFFISTVVPLDIDLKPGDHSRPLPVTVGEETWQAGPLICYEDIFSRLGREVVRSGADFIVVVTNDGWYGEEAGAYQHAAHSVLRAVETRRPVVRCGNHGWSGWIDEYGNVRDVLLAEDGRVYSRQSKSFALSYDPIWRDQLTFYARYGDWVLWLGGLFFLAAIWQRRQTVA